A portion of the candidate division WOR-1 bacterium RIFOXYB2_FULL_36_35 genome contains these proteins:
- a CDS encoding ammonia channel protein: protein MNAGDTAWVLISTALVIMMTPALGFFYAGMVRRKNILSTLMLSVSILALISVQWVLYGYSLSFGTDHAGLIGGLNWLGLNGVGQEANAGYAATIPHLAFMVFQLAFAVITPALITGAFVERINFGSFLLYILLWSTFVYAPVAHWVWGIGGWLRNIGALDFAGGTVVHITAGISALSMAMVIGKRKGYGKTPMEPSNIPLTVLGAFLLWFGWFGFNGGSALAANGLAVSAFVVTNTAAASAALAWMVVSWIHKRPSVLGLATGAVVGLVAITPASGYVSPLSAIIIGAVAAIISYYAILIRTKSGLDDSLDVFACHGMGGIVGALATGLFAEKAINSAGANGLFFGNPGQFGIQAFTVAVVVLFAFVVSFILAKVVDAIFSLRAKESEENIGLDIAQHGETAFS, encoded by the coding sequence ATAAATGCTGGAGATACCGCTTGGGTTTTAATTTCTACCGCGCTCGTTATTATGATGACGCCGGCGCTGGGGTTTTTCTACGCGGGAATGGTGAGGCGTAAGAATATACTTTCAACTCTTATGCTTTCTGTTTCAATTCTCGCGCTGATTTCTGTGCAATGGGTGCTTTACGGATATTCATTATCATTTGGAACTGATCATGCTGGTCTTATAGGTGGTTTAAACTGGCTTGGGTTAAATGGGGTGGGGCAAGAAGCGAACGCTGGATATGCTGCCACAATTCCACATCTTGCGTTTATGGTGTTCCAGCTTGCTTTTGCCGTAATAACTCCTGCGCTTATTACCGGAGCTTTTGTTGAAAGAATAAATTTTGGAAGCTTCTTATTATATATTTTATTATGGTCAACTTTTGTTTATGCGCCTGTTGCTCACTGGGTATGGGGAATTGGAGGTTGGCTTAGAAATATAGGGGCACTTGATTTTGCGGGAGGGACCGTTGTTCATATAACAGCAGGTATTTCCGCGTTATCCATGGCAATGGTTATTGGAAAACGCAAAGGATATGGAAAAACCCCGATGGAACCATCAAATATTCCTCTTACAGTTTTGGGGGCTTTTCTTTTATGGTTTGGCTGGTTTGGGTTTAATGGTGGATCAGCATTGGCGGCAAACGGGCTTGCGGTTTCTGCTTTTGTTGTTACAAATACTGCTGCGGCATCTGCGGCTCTTGCTTGGATGGTTGTAAGCTGGATTCACAAAAGACCAAGCGTCTTAGGTTTGGCAACTGGAGCTGTCGTAGGGCTCGTTGCCATTACTCCTGCTTCAGGATATGTGAGTCCCTTGTCCGCGATAATAATAGGGGCTGTTGCGGCCATTATTTCTTACTATGCAATTCTTATCCGCACAAAAAGCGGGCTGGACGATTCGCTAGATGTTTTTGCTTGCCACGGAATGGGAGGAATTGTTGGTGCTTTGGCTACAGGCCTCTTTGCTGAAAAAGCTATAAATTCTGCTGGTGCAAATGGATTGTTCTTTGGAAACCCTGGACAGTTTGGAATTCAAGCTTTTACGGTAGCCGTAGTCGTTCTCTTTGCTTTTGTTGTAAGCTTTATCCTTGCAAAGGTTGTTGATGCTATCTTCTCTTTGAGAGCAAAAGAGTCGGAAGAGAATATCGGGCTTGATATAGCTCAGCATGGCGAAACGGCGTTTAGCTAA
- a CDS encoding transcriptional regulator (indirectly regulates nitrogen metabolism; at high nitrogen levels P-II prevents the phosphorylation of NR-I, the transcriptional activator of the glutamine synthetase gene (glnA); at low nitrogen levels P-II is uridylylated to form PII-UMP and interacts with an adenylyltransferase (GlnE) that activates GlnA), producing the protein MSFKKIEAIIRSEKIEEVRIALEEEGFVGMTVTEVKGRGTQKGIVLEWRAGEYRVEFLPKLKVEVIVDDFDCERAISAIEKSARTGQQGDGKIFVYPVENIIRVRTGERGDKAI; encoded by the coding sequence ATGAGTTTTAAAAAAATAGAGGCAATTATAAGGTCGGAAAAAATAGAAGAAGTAAGAATTGCTCTTGAAGAAGAGGGATTTGTTGGAATGACTGTTACAGAGGTAAAAGGGCGGGGGACGCAAAAGGGAATAGTCCTTGAATGGCGGGCTGGAGAATATCGGGTTGAATTTTTGCCGAAGCTAAAGGTGGAGGTCATCGTTGACGACTTTGATTGCGAGAGAGCAATCAGTGCCATTGAAAAATCTGCAAGAACTGGACAACAGGGAGACGGCAAAATATTTGTTTATCCTGTTGAGAATATTATAAGGGTTAGGACGGGGGAGCGGGGAGATAAAGCGATTTAG